One region of Drosophila kikkawai strain 14028-0561.14 chromosome 2R, DkikHiC1v2, whole genome shotgun sequence genomic DNA includes:
- the Arms gene encoding kinase D-interacting substrate of 220 kDa isoform X4 has protein sequence MGSLGHRALLQYIDNNDISGLRAILDSRHLTIDDRDENSTTVLMVVAGRGLTAFVREFLARGADVQAEDLDNWTALLCASRNGHFDVVQLLLDHGAEIEHRDMGGWTSLMWAAYRGHTELVRLLLDKGADGNAHGNYHLGALLWAAGRGYKDIVELLVQRGAKVNVGDKYGTTALVWACRRGNVEIVDTLVKAGANVDTAGMYSWTPLLVAAAGGHTDCVSSILEKKPNVNALDKDGMTALCIASREGFQDIAASLIAAGAYINIQDRGADTPLIHAVKAGHRTVVEALLKKHADVDIQGKDRKTAIYTAVEKGHTPIVKLLLATNPDLESATKDGDTPLLRAVRNRNLEIVHLLLDRKAKVTASDKRGDTCLHIAMRARSKAIVEALLRNPKHSQLLYRANKAGETPYNLDSLHQKTILGQVFGARRLNTNEDSEGMLGYELYSSALADVLSEPTLTTPITVGLYAKWGSGKSFLLNKLRDEMNNFARQWAEPPVRTSGLLFIVCLHVALLIGTIVGLSTWSAVVGVSAAVGFLLLAYLLLAAVKYCNYQMDMQWAYSVQHGLEKRITRLRVILQVAFCHPPGPQSDSQAKPVRFHFAEANSASPTGDGAVAHMLASLLDAIESHYGWLATRLYRAFRPKCLKVDVGWRWRRMCCIPIVLIFELALVTLVTGISLIVAYFTFASKEEREDILVVLYVIAAVLGTLICTHLHVLAKVCVSLFTSHIRLLKRAVRSSETAPLTMLGAEVAVMTDMVKCLDAFTNQQSRLVGVIDALDSCDTERILTLLNAVQTLLSSPNRPFVLLISVDPHVIAKAAEANSRRLFTEGGIGGHDFLRNLVHLPVYLQNSGLRKVQRAQMTALLFKRSGGGDYQTDDGPTLGHSVSARRLSNASEIISSQEKLRGQGRGGGGKKLRLSESVASSTGSNLHRLGQNPQTVLDLSRIVLTDDYFSDVNPRSMRRLMNVIYITVRLLKAFQIDFSWYRLSSWINLTEQWPLRASMIVLHHDQFMDSNADESVSLQSVYEKLRPKLAYLREAAPLLELDRDERKLDAFLQLHKSDLLVADLRIFLPFTINLDPYLRKVLKEDQQTIEDEGSLVLQTRPSVSNNTRQYPAPTTYVPSPQAYPPYQMFHNEYPSVNNELRSRNLSTSTEPVTPLITSPSDSFGDDILQTKLTDLTTEGVISLLERIEDMKPALAKLAPVLRENAINGRVLKHCDMPDLKSVLGLSFGHWELFRLLITTLRECERLPRKQRQQQPQQQTAALEAPPTSVPMIKDVTDALMQPPRESLSRKNSVSHMEKQVTLEEQMICGTLQTLNEEAYEDVANSSERPSPTGEMLAAAAQLQLAPIRESSEFGSPSDDLKQYGVSSGSTNNNNNNNNKYLHAEYNRSASSHSLQSLSTLVGGSGGGQHLGNELDTPSAMGSAMTTPLLGVSSSGSMQPPPPLGRDSILKQQGSVKADKRVSIQQTASSNNNNNKLTPNVEYVSERQQPEVLQGGVKRLTTKPPPGPRPASLIITRNDSNSQFQLLRSSSVDYDDVEAQEHRTTIRTTLLEQQEEEESAPFVFTVRK, from the exons ATGGGTTCACTGGGACATCGTGCCTTGCTGCAGTACATCGATAATAATGACATCTCTGGACTGCGCGCTATATTGGACAGCCGACATCTTACCATCGATGATCGGGATGAG AACTCCACCACAGTCTTAATGGTAGTGGCAGGACGTGGTCTCACAGCCTTTGTTCGTGAATTTCTGGCCCGTGGTGCTGATGTACAGGCCGAGGATTTGGATAACTGGACAGCCCTGCTGTGCGCCTCTCGCAACGGGCACTTTGATGTGGTTCAACTTCTGCTAGATCATGGAGCCGAAATCGAGCATCGTGATATG GGTGGCTGGACTAGCTTGATGTGGGCCGCCTATCGGGGACACACCGAGCTGGTGCGTCTGTTGCTGGACAAGGGAGCGGATGGCAATGCTCATGGCAACTACCATCTGGGAGCTCTGCTGTGGGCGGCGGGCCGTGGTTACAAGGACATTGTGGAATTGCTGGTGCAACGCGGTGCTAAGGTTAATGTTGGTGATAAATATGGAACGACAGCTCTTGTCTGGGCCTGCCGTCGCGGCAATGTGGAGATTGTGGACACGCTGGTAAAGGCAGGTGCCAATGTCGACACTGCTGGCATGTATTCGTGGACACCACTCCTGGTGGCAGCCGCCGGTGGTCACACCGATTGCGTTAGTTCCATCCTCGAGAAGAAACCGAATGTGAATGCTTTGGACAAGGATGGAATGACGGCCCTGTGCATAGCTAGTCGTGAGGGGTTCCAGGATATTGCAGCCTCTCTTATAGCAGCCGGTGCTTACATTAATATCCAAGATCGTGGTGCGGATACGCCCCTCATCCATGCCGTGAAAGCAGGCCACCGTACAGTGGTGGAGGCTTTGCTCAAGAAACATGCCGATGTCGATATTCAGGGCAAGGATCGCAAAACAGCTATTTATACGGCGGTGGAGAAGGGACACACGCCGATTGTGAAGCTACTGCTGGCCACCAATCCTGACCTAGAATCGGCCACCAAGGACGGGGATACACCGCTGCTGAGGGCTGTGAGGAATCGAAATCTGGAGATCGTACACTTACTCCTTGACAGAAAGGCCAAGGTGACGGCCAGCGACAAGAGGGGCGACACCTGCCTGCACATAGCCATGAGGGCTCGAAGCAAGGCCATTGTGGAGGCTCTCCTGCGCAACCCCAAGCACAGCCAGCTCTTGTACCGAGCCAATAAGGCAGGTGAAACGCCCTACAACCTGGACTCGCTGCATCAGAAAACCATATTGGGTCAGGTATTCGGAGCCCGGCGACTCAATACCAACGAGGATTCCGAGGGCATGCTGGGCTACGAGCTGTACTCCTCGGCTCTGGCGGATGTGCTCAGCGAACCCACCTTGACCACGCCCATTACCGTGGGTCTCTACGCCAAGTGGGGCAGCGGAAAGAGCTTCCTGCTAAACAAACTGCGCGACGAGATGAACAACTTTGCCCGCCAGTGGGCAGAGCCACCCGTTCGGACCAGCGGCCTGCTCTTCATTGTCTGCCTGCATGTGGCCCTGCTCATTGGCACAATTGTGGGTCTAAGCACCTGGTCGGCCGTGGTGGGTGTCTCCGCTGCCGTTGGCTTCCTGCTGCTCGCTTACCTGCTCCTAGCTGCCGTCAAGTACTGCAACTACCAAATGGACATGCAGTGGGCCTACTCGGTGCAGCATGGCCTGGAGAAGAGGATCACCCGGCTGCGTGTGATATTACAGGTGGCATTTTGCCATCCGCCGGGTCCGCAATCGGATTCGCAGGCCAAGCCGGTAAGGTTTCACTTTGCGGAGGCCAACAGTGCCTCACCCACGGGCGATGGAGCAGTGGCTCATATGCTGGCGTCTCTCCTGGATGCCATCGAGTCCCATTATGGCTGGCTGGCCACGCGTCTGTACAGGGCCTTTCGTCCCAAGTGCCTGAAGGTGGATGTGGGCTGGCGCTGGCGTCGCATGTGCTGTATTCCAATTGTGTTGATCTTTGAACTGGCTTTGGTTACCCTGGTCACTGGCATCTCCTTGATCGTGGCATATTTCACGTTTGCCAGCAAGGAGGAGAGGGAGGACATCCTGGTGGTGCTCTATGTGATAGCCGCCGTGCTGGGCACGCTCATCTGCACGCATCTCCATGTCCTGGCCAAGGTCTGCGTCTCCCTGTTCACCTCGCACATCCGCCTGCTAAAGCGAGCGGTTCGCTCGAGTGAGACTGCTCCCCTGACCATGCTGGGCGCCGAGGTGGCCGTGATGACGGACATGGTCAAGTGTCTGGATGCCTTTACCAATCAGCAGAGTCGTCTGGTGGGCGTGATTGATGCCTTGGACTCGTGTGACACCGAGAGGATCCTCACCCTGCTCAATGCTGTCCAGACTTTGCTCTCCTCGCCAAATCGTCCTTTTGTGCTGCTCATCTCGGTGGATCCCCATGTCATTGCCAAGGCAGCCGAGGCCAATAGTCGGCGGCTGTTTACGGAGGGTGGAATTGGAGGCCACGACTTCCTAAGGAATTTGGTACATCTGCCGGTTTACCTGCAGAACTCTGGACTCAGGAAAGTGCAACGTGCTCAAATGACCGCCTTGCTGTTCAAGCGAAGTGGCGGCGGCGACTACCAGACGGACGATGGACCCACTCTGGGTCACTCAGTATCTGCCCGACGGCTGTCCAACGCCTCGGAGATCATCTCCAGTCAGGAGAAGCTGCGTGGTCAGGGTCGTGGAGGTGGTGGCAAGAAACTGCGTCTCTCCGAGTCGGTGGCCAGCTCCACGGGCTCGAATCTGCATCGCCTGGGCCAGAATCCCCAGACTGTGCTGGATCTCTCGAGGATTGTTTTAACGGATGACTACTTCAGCGATGTGAATCCGAGGAGCATGCGCCGGCTGATGAATGTGATTTACATCACTGTGCGCCTGCTCAAGGCTTTCCAGATAGACTTTAGTTGGTATCGCCTTAGTTCCTGGATCAATTTGACGGAACAGTGGCCTCTGAGGGCCAGTATGATAGTCCTGCATCATGATCAGTTTATGGACAGCAATGCGGATGAGAGTGTCTCTTTGCAGAGTGTTTATGAGAA ACTGCGTCCCAAACTCGCCTATTTGAGGGAAGCTGCTCCGCTCTTGGAGCTGGATCGTGATGAGCGTAAGCTGGATGCCTTCCTGCAGCTGCACAAATCAGATCTTCTGGTGGCGGATCTACGCATCTTTCTGCCCTTTACCATCAACTTGGATCCTTATTTGAGAAAGGTCTTGAAGG AGGACCAGCAAACCATCGAGGATGAGGGTTCTCTGGTGCTGCAAACCAGACCCAGTGTGTCCAACAATACGCGTCAATATCCAGCGCCCACCACCTATGTGCCTTCGCCGCAGGCTTATCCGCCTTACCAGATGTTCCACAACGAGTATCCTTCGGTCAACAACGAGCTGCGCTCCAGGAATCTCAGCACAAGCACTGAACCAGTCACGCCTTTGATTACCTCGCCCAGTGATTCGTTTGGT gACGACATTCTGCAGACCAAGCTTACTGACCTCACCACCGAGGGTGTCATCAGTCTGCTGGAGCGTATAGAGGACATGAAGCCCGCCTTGGCCAAGTTGGCGCCCGTGCTGCGCGAGAATGCGATCAATGGACGTGTCCTCAAGCACTGTGATATGCCGGATCTCAAATCG GTTCTCGGCCTAAGCTTTGGCCACTGGGAGCTGTTCCGTCTACTGATCACCACTTTGCGTGAATGCGAGCGCCTGCCTAGgaagcagcgccagcagcagccacagcagcagacTGCCGCCTTGGAGGCGCCGCCAACGAGTGTGCCAATGATCAAGGATGTGACAGATGCCCTGATGCAGCCACCGCGGGAGTCGCTGTCGCGAAAGAACTCTGTTAGTCATATGGAGAAGCAG GTAACCCTGGAGGAGCAAATGATCTGTGGCACTTTGCAGACCCTGAACGAGGAGGCATACGAGGATGTGGCCAATAGCAGTGAACGACCAAGTCCCACAGGTGAGATGTTGGCGGCAGCCGCACAACTGCAATTAGCACCCATACGCGAGTCATCCGAGTTCGGATCACCCTCCGATGACCTCAAGCAGTATGGGgtcagcagcggcagcaccaacaacaacaacaacaataacaacaagtaCTTGCATGCGGAATACAATCGAAGTGCCAGCTCGCATTCCCTGCAGAGTCTGAGCACTCTGGTGGGGGGCAGTGGTGGCGGTCAGCACCTGGGCAATG AACTCGACACGCCTAGTGCCATGGGGTCTGCAATGACAACACCATTGCTGGGCGTCAGCTCCTCAGGTTCCatgcagccgccgccgcccttgGGTCGCGATTCCATATTGAAGCAGCAGGGCAGCGTCAAGGCCGACAAGCGGGTATCGATCCAACAAACGGCGAgcagtaataataataataacaagctGACACCAAATGTGGAATATGTATCCGAGCGCCAGCAGCCGGAGGTACTCCAGGGTGGAGTCAAGCGCTTGACAACTAAGCCGCCACCAG GACCTCGACCCGCTTCGCTGATCATCACCCGAAACGATTCCAACTCACAGTTCCAGCTGCTGCGCTCCTCCTCGGTGGACTACGACGATGTCGAGGCTCAGGAGCACAGGACCACGATAAGAACCACATTgctggagcagcaggaggaggaggagtcggCCCCGTTCGTGTTTACAGTGCGCAAATGA
- the Arms gene encoding kinase D-interacting substrate of 220 kDa isoform X2, whose translation MKLSKSFDELILNASRLSLNNLRSPAKKKGKNNINRYGDSMGSLGHRALLQYIDNNDISGLRAILDSRHLTIDDRDENSTTVLMVVAGRGLTAFVREFLARGADVQAEDLDNWTALLCASRNGHFDVVQLLLDHGAEIEHRDMGGWTSLMWAAYRGHTELVRLLLDKGADGNAHGNYHLGALLWAAGRGYKDIVELLVQRGAKVNVGDKYGTTALVWACRRGNVEIVDTLVKAGANVDTAGMYSWTPLLVAAAGGHTDCVSSILEKKPNVNALDKDGMTALCIASREGFQDIAASLIAAGAYINIQDRGADTPLIHAVKAGHRTVVEALLKKHADVDIQGKDRKTAIYTAVEKGHTPIVKLLLATNPDLESATKDGDTPLLRAVRNRNLEIVHLLLDRKAKVTASDKRGDTCLHIAMRARSKAIVEALLRNPKHSQLLYRANKAGETPYNLDSLHQKTILGQVFGARRLNTNEDSEGMLGYELYSSALADVLSEPTLTTPITVGLYAKWGSGKSFLLNKLRDEMNNFARQWAEPPVRTSGLLFIVCLHVALLIGTIVGLSTWSAVVGVSAAVGFLLLAYLLLAAVKYCNYQMDMQWAYSVQHGLEKRITRLRVILQVAFCHPPGPQSDSQAKPVRFHFAEANSASPTGDGAVAHMLASLLDAIESHYGWLATRLYRAFRPKCLKVDVGWRWRRMCCIPIVLIFELALVTLVTGISLIVAYFTFASKEEREDILVVLYVIAAVLGTLICTHLHVLAKVCVSLFTSHIRLLKRAVRSSETAPLTMLGAEVAVMTDMVKCLDAFTNQQSRLVGVIDALDSCDTERILTLLNAVQTLLSSPNRPFVLLISVDPHVIAKAAEANSRRLFTEGGIGGHDFLRNLVHLPVYLQNSGLRKVQRAQMTALLFKRSGGGDYQTDDGPTLGHSVSARRLSNASEIISSQEKLRGQGRGGGGKKLRLSESVASSTGSNLHRLGQNPQTVLDLSRIVLTDDYFSDVNPRSMRRLMNVIYITVRLLKAFQIDFSWYRLSSWINLTEQWPLRASMIVLHHDQFMDSNADESVSLQSVYEKLRPKLAYLREAAPLLELDRDERKLDAFLQLHKSDLLVADLRIFLPFTINLDPYLRKVLKEDQQTIEDEGSLVLQTRPSVSNNTRQYPAPTTYVPSPQAYPPYQMFHNEYPSVNNELRSRNLSTSTEPVTPLITSPSDSFGDDILQTKLTDLTTEGVISLLERIEDMKPALAKLAPVLRENAINGRVLKHCDMPDLKSVLGLSFGHWELFRLLITTLRECERLPRKQRQQQPQQQTAALEAPPTSVPMIKDVTDALMQPPRESLSRKNSVSHMEKQVTLEEQMICGTLQTLNEEAYEDVANSSERPSPTGEMLAAAAQLQLAPIRESSEFGSPSDDLKQYGVSSGSTNNNNNNNNKYLHAEYNRSASSHSLQSLSTLVGGSGGGQHLGNELDTPSAMGSAMTTPLLGVSSSGSMQPPPPLGRDSILKQQGSVKADKRVSIQQTASSNNNNNKLTPNVEYVSERQQPEVLQGGVKRLTTKPPPGPRPASLIITRNDSNSQFQLLRSSSVDYDDVEAQEHRTTIRTTLLEQQEEEESAPFVFTVRK comes from the exons ATGAAACTATCAAAGAGCTTCGATGAATTGATTCTGAATGCCTCGCGGCTGAGCTTGAATAACTTGCGATCGCCGGCCaagaaaaaggggaaaaat AACATAAATCGCTACGGAGACTCCATGGGTTCACTGGGACATCGTGCCTTGCTGCAGTACATCGATAATAATGACATCTCTGGACTGCGCGCTATATTGGACAGCCGACATCTTACCATCGATGATCGGGATGAG AACTCCACCACAGTCTTAATGGTAGTGGCAGGACGTGGTCTCACAGCCTTTGTTCGTGAATTTCTGGCCCGTGGTGCTGATGTACAGGCCGAGGATTTGGATAACTGGACAGCCCTGCTGTGCGCCTCTCGCAACGGGCACTTTGATGTGGTTCAACTTCTGCTAGATCATGGAGCCGAAATCGAGCATCGTGATATG GGTGGCTGGACTAGCTTGATGTGGGCCGCCTATCGGGGACACACCGAGCTGGTGCGTCTGTTGCTGGACAAGGGAGCGGATGGCAATGCTCATGGCAACTACCATCTGGGAGCTCTGCTGTGGGCGGCGGGCCGTGGTTACAAGGACATTGTGGAATTGCTGGTGCAACGCGGTGCTAAGGTTAATGTTGGTGATAAATATGGAACGACAGCTCTTGTCTGGGCCTGCCGTCGCGGCAATGTGGAGATTGTGGACACGCTGGTAAAGGCAGGTGCCAATGTCGACACTGCTGGCATGTATTCGTGGACACCACTCCTGGTGGCAGCCGCCGGTGGTCACACCGATTGCGTTAGTTCCATCCTCGAGAAGAAACCGAATGTGAATGCTTTGGACAAGGATGGAATGACGGCCCTGTGCATAGCTAGTCGTGAGGGGTTCCAGGATATTGCAGCCTCTCTTATAGCAGCCGGTGCTTACATTAATATCCAAGATCGTGGTGCGGATACGCCCCTCATCCATGCCGTGAAAGCAGGCCACCGTACAGTGGTGGAGGCTTTGCTCAAGAAACATGCCGATGTCGATATTCAGGGCAAGGATCGCAAAACAGCTATTTATACGGCGGTGGAGAAGGGACACACGCCGATTGTGAAGCTACTGCTGGCCACCAATCCTGACCTAGAATCGGCCACCAAGGACGGGGATACACCGCTGCTGAGGGCTGTGAGGAATCGAAATCTGGAGATCGTACACTTACTCCTTGACAGAAAGGCCAAGGTGACGGCCAGCGACAAGAGGGGCGACACCTGCCTGCACATAGCCATGAGGGCTCGAAGCAAGGCCATTGTGGAGGCTCTCCTGCGCAACCCCAAGCACAGCCAGCTCTTGTACCGAGCCAATAAGGCAGGTGAAACGCCCTACAACCTGGACTCGCTGCATCAGAAAACCATATTGGGTCAGGTATTCGGAGCCCGGCGACTCAATACCAACGAGGATTCCGAGGGCATGCTGGGCTACGAGCTGTACTCCTCGGCTCTGGCGGATGTGCTCAGCGAACCCACCTTGACCACGCCCATTACCGTGGGTCTCTACGCCAAGTGGGGCAGCGGAAAGAGCTTCCTGCTAAACAAACTGCGCGACGAGATGAACAACTTTGCCCGCCAGTGGGCAGAGCCACCCGTTCGGACCAGCGGCCTGCTCTTCATTGTCTGCCTGCATGTGGCCCTGCTCATTGGCACAATTGTGGGTCTAAGCACCTGGTCGGCCGTGGTGGGTGTCTCCGCTGCCGTTGGCTTCCTGCTGCTCGCTTACCTGCTCCTAGCTGCCGTCAAGTACTGCAACTACCAAATGGACATGCAGTGGGCCTACTCGGTGCAGCATGGCCTGGAGAAGAGGATCACCCGGCTGCGTGTGATATTACAGGTGGCATTTTGCCATCCGCCGGGTCCGCAATCGGATTCGCAGGCCAAGCCGGTAAGGTTTCACTTTGCGGAGGCCAACAGTGCCTCACCCACGGGCGATGGAGCAGTGGCTCATATGCTGGCGTCTCTCCTGGATGCCATCGAGTCCCATTATGGCTGGCTGGCCACGCGTCTGTACAGGGCCTTTCGTCCCAAGTGCCTGAAGGTGGATGTGGGCTGGCGCTGGCGTCGCATGTGCTGTATTCCAATTGTGTTGATCTTTGAACTGGCTTTGGTTACCCTGGTCACTGGCATCTCCTTGATCGTGGCATATTTCACGTTTGCCAGCAAGGAGGAGAGGGAGGACATCCTGGTGGTGCTCTATGTGATAGCCGCCGTGCTGGGCACGCTCATCTGCACGCATCTCCATGTCCTGGCCAAGGTCTGCGTCTCCCTGTTCACCTCGCACATCCGCCTGCTAAAGCGAGCGGTTCGCTCGAGTGAGACTGCTCCCCTGACCATGCTGGGCGCCGAGGTGGCCGTGATGACGGACATGGTCAAGTGTCTGGATGCCTTTACCAATCAGCAGAGTCGTCTGGTGGGCGTGATTGATGCCTTGGACTCGTGTGACACCGAGAGGATCCTCACCCTGCTCAATGCTGTCCAGACTTTGCTCTCCTCGCCAAATCGTCCTTTTGTGCTGCTCATCTCGGTGGATCCCCATGTCATTGCCAAGGCAGCCGAGGCCAATAGTCGGCGGCTGTTTACGGAGGGTGGAATTGGAGGCCACGACTTCCTAAGGAATTTGGTACATCTGCCGGTTTACCTGCAGAACTCTGGACTCAGGAAAGTGCAACGTGCTCAAATGACCGCCTTGCTGTTCAAGCGAAGTGGCGGCGGCGACTACCAGACGGACGATGGACCCACTCTGGGTCACTCAGTATCTGCCCGACGGCTGTCCAACGCCTCGGAGATCATCTCCAGTCAGGAGAAGCTGCGTGGTCAGGGTCGTGGAGGTGGTGGCAAGAAACTGCGTCTCTCCGAGTCGGTGGCCAGCTCCACGGGCTCGAATCTGCATCGCCTGGGCCAGAATCCCCAGACTGTGCTGGATCTCTCGAGGATTGTTTTAACGGATGACTACTTCAGCGATGTGAATCCGAGGAGCATGCGCCGGCTGATGAATGTGATTTACATCACTGTGCGCCTGCTCAAGGCTTTCCAGATAGACTTTAGTTGGTATCGCCTTAGTTCCTGGATCAATTTGACGGAACAGTGGCCTCTGAGGGCCAGTATGATAGTCCTGCATCATGATCAGTTTATGGACAGCAATGCGGATGAGAGTGTCTCTTTGCAGAGTGTTTATGAGAA ACTGCGTCCCAAACTCGCCTATTTGAGGGAAGCTGCTCCGCTCTTGGAGCTGGATCGTGATGAGCGTAAGCTGGATGCCTTCCTGCAGCTGCACAAATCAGATCTTCTGGTGGCGGATCTACGCATCTTTCTGCCCTTTACCATCAACTTGGATCCTTATTTGAGAAAGGTCTTGAAGG AGGACCAGCAAACCATCGAGGATGAGGGTTCTCTGGTGCTGCAAACCAGACCCAGTGTGTCCAACAATACGCGTCAATATCCAGCGCCCACCACCTATGTGCCTTCGCCGCAGGCTTATCCGCCTTACCAGATGTTCCACAACGAGTATCCTTCGGTCAACAACGAGCTGCGCTCCAGGAATCTCAGCACAAGCACTGAACCAGTCACGCCTTTGATTACCTCGCCCAGTGATTCGTTTGGT gACGACATTCTGCAGACCAAGCTTACTGACCTCACCACCGAGGGTGTCATCAGTCTGCTGGAGCGTATAGAGGACATGAAGCCCGCCTTGGCCAAGTTGGCGCCCGTGCTGCGCGAGAATGCGATCAATGGACGTGTCCTCAAGCACTGTGATATGCCGGATCTCAAATCG GTTCTCGGCCTAAGCTTTGGCCACTGGGAGCTGTTCCGTCTACTGATCACCACTTTGCGTGAATGCGAGCGCCTGCCTAGgaagcagcgccagcagcagccacagcagcagacTGCCGCCTTGGAGGCGCCGCCAACGAGTGTGCCAATGATCAAGGATGTGACAGATGCCCTGATGCAGCCACCGCGGGAGTCGCTGTCGCGAAAGAACTCTGTTAGTCATATGGAGAAGCAG GTAACCCTGGAGGAGCAAATGATCTGTGGCACTTTGCAGACCCTGAACGAGGAGGCATACGAGGATGTGGCCAATAGCAGTGAACGACCAAGTCCCACAGGTGAGATGTTGGCGGCAGCCGCACAACTGCAATTAGCACCCATACGCGAGTCATCCGAGTTCGGATCACCCTCCGATGACCTCAAGCAGTATGGGgtcagcagcggcagcaccaacaacaacaacaacaataacaacaagtaCTTGCATGCGGAATACAATCGAAGTGCCAGCTCGCATTCCCTGCAGAGTCTGAGCACTCTGGTGGGGGGCAGTGGTGGCGGTCAGCACCTGGGCAATG AACTCGACACGCCTAGTGCCATGGGGTCTGCAATGACAACACCATTGCTGGGCGTCAGCTCCTCAGGTTCCatgcagccgccgccgcccttgGGTCGCGATTCCATATTGAAGCAGCAGGGCAGCGTCAAGGCCGACAAGCGGGTATCGATCCAACAAACGGCGAgcagtaataataataataacaagctGACACCAAATGTGGAATATGTATCCGAGCGCCAGCAGCCGGAGGTACTCCAGGGTGGAGTCAAGCGCTTGACAACTAAGCCGCCACCAG GACCTCGACCCGCTTCGCTGATCATCACCCGAAACGATTCCAACTCACAGTTCCAGCTGCTGCGCTCCTCCTCGGTGGACTACGACGATGTCGAGGCTCAGGAGCACAGGACCACGATAAGAACCACATTgctggagcagcaggaggaggaggagtcggCCCCGTTCGTGTTTACAGTGCGCAAATGA